One genomic segment of Myxococcales bacterium includes these proteins:
- a CDS encoding ABC transporter ATP-binding protein, giving the protein MRWLDLEGGPHPGHLDAQGPIQAARIRGCRRARAGVTRVADRTVLGVFELKKTFKKPFSGKKVEAVRGISFEAFEGEIFGFLGPNGAGKTTTLKMLTGLIRPTGGRASILGEAAPSPEAMNRVGLLPANPYIYPYLTPREFVSLCGRLSGVSGAALPKRVEAVIERVGMSEAIDRPARNLSKGMLQRTGLAAALVHEPELLILDEPMSGLDPVGRKEVRDLIIEERRRGRAVFFSSHILSDVEMLCDRVCILRAGTVVLKGTIRELVGGEARSAEITLDKVSDALAEDLRTKGHELRALGSAHVLEVSGDDAVHEVLTAALAAGAHVSSVIPKRETLEQIFVRRAL; this is encoded by the coding sequence ATGCGGTGGCTCGACCTCGAAGGCGGCCCTCATCCTGGGCATCTCGACGCGCAAGGTCCAATACAAGCTGCACGAATACGGGGCTGCCGGCGAGCCCGAGCTGGAGTAACTCGCGTGGCAGACCGAACGGTCCTCGGCGTCTTCGAGCTCAAGAAGACCTTCAAGAAGCCCTTCTCCGGCAAGAAGGTGGAGGCTGTGCGGGGCATTTCGTTCGAGGCCTTCGAGGGCGAGATCTTCGGATTCCTCGGCCCGAATGGCGCCGGCAAGACGACGACCCTCAAGATGCTGACGGGGCTCATTCGCCCAACCGGTGGTCGCGCTTCGATCCTCGGCGAAGCGGCGCCCTCGCCCGAGGCCATGAACCGCGTCGGCCTCTTGCCCGCGAACCCGTACATTTACCCCTACCTCACGCCGCGCGAGTTCGTCTCCCTCTGCGGCCGCCTTTCAGGGGTCTCGGGCGCCGCGCTCCCAAAGCGCGTGGAGGCGGTCATCGAGCGGGTTGGCATGAGCGAAGCCATCGATCGGCCGGCTCGCAACCTCTCGAAGGGCATGCTGCAACGCACCGGCCTCGCGGCGGCATTGGTGCACGAGCCTGAGTTGCTCATACTCGACGAGCCCATGAGCGGCCTCGACCCGGTGGGCCGCAAAGAGGTGCGCGACCTCATCATCGAAGAGCGCCGCCGAGGGCGCGCGGTCTTCTTCTCCAGTCACATCCTCAGTGACGTCGAGATGCTGTGCGATCGCGTGTGCATCCTGCGCGCGGGAACGGTGGTGCTGAAGGGCACGATCCGCGAGCTCGTGGGCGGCGAAGCTCGCTCGGCCGAGATCACGCTCGACAAGGTGTCCGATGCGCTCGCCGAAGACCTCCGCACGAAGGGGCATGAGCTCCGGGCCCTCGGCTCGGCGCACGTCCTTGAGGTGAGCGGCGACGATGCGGTTCACGAGGTGCTCACGGCAGCCCTCGCCGCAGGCGCCCATGTGTCGAGCGTCATTCCGAAGCGCGAGACGTTGGAGCAGATCTTCGTCCGCCGCGCTCTTTAG
- a CDS encoding serine/threonine protein kinase, with the protein MFAPPARSRSPRLPELGKYEVIEEIGHGGMATVYRARDHRLARDVAVKVIHPHLRESTEVAVRFRGEAHAVAKLRHPNIVEVFDVSADDEPEQYLVVELLRGATLRKILKDGGELPPEVAASLAVELLGALAHAHAEGVVHRDIKPENVILEHKAFAEGATLPERVRVKLTDFGIAKLLDAQGVTSTGQVLGSPAHMAPEQIEGGEVDARADVFGLGVLLYECMVGHLPFEGANPAQVLRRVLEGVYPSAERERPKVGRAWSTILDGALAREPKDRFAGANAMRDAIVSELARVGVSDTKALLADYFDAPQECSAKLEEELVPRLAKLGTDARREGRHMDAASYTNRALAYAPNDPALLASASSLGRIDARQRALRRGVPIAAVMVTFAVIGYFGSRFFVRPPATAKPIPSRVVDAPAPSLAVAPSTPPPPPSAPTTAPLPAPPVVRTVASAVVAKAERELVVRSVLPTYGVTLTLDGTPVPRIEAGKRITASRDAHTIKLTCANDACEPEVRTVAPGDQDVELDIKLAMRPATLVVETKSTSKFQILEVPMPVFGPREIVRVPLGTSGKKTVTVAELSPPNRKELVELAAGKQSSVTIE; encoded by the coding sequence ATGTTCGCGCCGCCCGCGCGATCTCGTTCGCCACGGCTCCCGGAGCTCGGGAAATACGAGGTCATCGAAGAGATCGGTCACGGTGGCATGGCGACCGTCTACCGCGCTCGCGATCACCGCCTCGCGCGGGATGTCGCCGTGAAGGTCATTCATCCGCACCTCCGCGAATCCACGGAGGTCGCCGTTCGCTTTCGCGGGGAGGCGCACGCCGTCGCCAAGCTGCGTCACCCGAACATCGTCGAGGTCTTCGACGTCTCCGCCGACGACGAGCCCGAGCAATACCTCGTCGTCGAGCTCTTGCGGGGGGCGACGCTGCGCAAGATCCTCAAAGACGGCGGCGAGCTGCCACCGGAGGTCGCGGCGTCGCTCGCGGTCGAGCTATTGGGCGCGCTGGCCCACGCGCACGCCGAGGGGGTCGTTCACCGCGACATCAAGCCGGAGAACGTGATCCTCGAGCACAAGGCCTTCGCGGAAGGCGCCACGCTCCCCGAAAGGGTTCGCGTCAAGCTCACCGATTTTGGCATCGCCAAGCTGCTCGACGCGCAGGGCGTCACGTCCACCGGCCAGGTCTTGGGCAGCCCGGCGCACATGGCTCCCGAGCAAATCGAAGGCGGCGAGGTCGACGCGCGCGCTGACGTTTTCGGCCTCGGCGTCTTGCTCTACGAGTGCATGGTCGGTCATTTGCCGTTTGAAGGCGCCAACCCCGCGCAGGTGCTCCGTCGCGTCCTCGAGGGCGTTTACCCGAGTGCCGAGCGGGAGCGGCCCAAGGTCGGGCGGGCGTGGTCGACGATCCTCGACGGGGCATTGGCGCGTGAGCCCAAGGATCGCTTCGCCGGCGCCAACGCGATGCGCGACGCCATCGTGAGCGAGCTCGCTCGCGTCGGCGTGAGTGACACGAAGGCGCTCTTGGCGGACTACTTCGACGCGCCGCAAGAATGCTCGGCGAAGCTAGAAGAGGAGCTCGTCCCGCGTCTCGCGAAGCTGGGCACCGACGCCCGTCGCGAAGGACGCCACATGGACGCGGCCTCGTACACCAACCGCGCGTTGGCGTACGCGCCCAACGACCCCGCGCTCTTGGCCAGCGCGTCGAGCCTAGGCCGCATCGATGCACGGCAACGCGCGTTGCGGCGTGGCGTCCCCATTGCGGCCGTGATGGTGACCTTTGCTGTCATCGGCTATTTCGGCAGCCGGTTCTTCGTGCGCCCGCCGGCGACCGCGAAACCCATCCCATCGCGCGTCGTCGACGCGCCGGCGCCGAGCTTGGCGGTCGCGCCTTCCACGCCGCCGCCCCCGCCCTCCGCGCCGACGACAGCGCCGCTGCCGGCTCCGCCGGTCGTCCGGACCGTGGCTTCGGCCGTTGTGGCCAAGGCGGAGCGTGAGCTCGTCGTTCGCTCGGTGCTCCCGACCTACGGCGTCACGCTCACGCTCGACGGCACGCCGGTGCCGCGCATCGAAGCGGGCAAGCGCATCACGGCGAGTCGCGACGCGCACACCATCAAGCTGACCTGCGCCAACGACGCTTGCGAACCGGAGGTCCGAACGGTGGCGCCGGGCGACCAGGACGTGGAGCTCGACATCAAATTGGCGATGCGGCCAGCGACCTTGGTGGTCGAGACCAAGTCGACCTCGAAGTTCCAGATCCTGGAAGTGCCGATGCCGGTGTTCGGGCCCCGCGAGATCGTCCGCGTTCCGCTCGGCACGTCGGGCAAAAAGACCGTCACTGTGGCCGAGCTCTCGCCGCCGAACCGCAAGGAGCTGGTCGAGCTAGCGGCCGGCAAACAGAGCAGCGTCACCATCGAATAG